The stretch of DNA cttaaatcgtccgtgaaagtgatgaaatacctatagccttctcgtgcggtgattgacataggtccacatacatccgtgtgtatgagtcctaataggtcagcagcgcgcattccaacacctttgaaggaaattcgagtcatcttaccgatgagacatgattcacacgtgccaaatgattgaaaatcaaaggccgagatagctccatgtttaatgagtcatttttacgcgtttctcattaatgtgtcccatacgacgATGCCATAGATACgtctgatctttgtcaccaacctttaaccttttattcattacgtgtaatatttcggttgtcgatctaaaacataaattccattcatggagactgccttgccataaatcatatcgtgtaatgagaaaatgcaagtattattctctattacaaatgaaaaaccaagtttgtcaagtgcagaaactgaaataatgtttttcgaaagactgggtacataatagcagttatataaaaataactcaaatccgctaggaagatggatcacatatgttccccttgagacggcagccactcgtgctccattcccaacacgcaggtcaacctcaccctttacgagaggctcgagatttcggaggccctgcacatgattacacagatgagaaccacaaccagtatcaagtacccaagttccgtaacttgcgtggttaatctcaatcatatgaataaaagtagaagaagaagacataccaacaggtttaacgcgacctgcttttatgtcctcatgataaacaggacatgtgcgcctccaatgcccgatcttgtggcggtgatggcattccatgttttcggtcttgctctttgtcgcgcccgatgaggtgctcgactcaccaggcccactcttacctgaacccgacttcttgaacttcgccttacctactgctaggtttgcccgagctttgcccttaccctttcccttgtttgtcacaacgagaacatccttttcatgctcccaccgaacttcatgtccttctcggtgcatacgaggagggagtgcagttcatggggagttttcttcaaatcattcacatagtaattcgctctaaattgcgaataaccatcgtggagtgagtgaagtatgcggtcgatcacaatgttctcgccgatcttacaatcaaaggtttccgacttctcgacattctcaatcatgcgagaatgtgtgggctaactggttggccctttttcgagtctcgcatcaaagaagcgagtggtatgctcataggtcacgattctcggtgctttcgagaattccttggtgagcgtggtgaaaatcttgttcgcaccatgggctatgaagcgtttccgcaaattgggttccattgcaaaaatgagtacgtttttaatcgcacccgcttccataccgaaatcattaaacttggtgatttcagcagctctagccgtgggacctgggtttgccgggatgggctcaaatagatatttgagcttccgtcggcggcggcattccgtaatgccgcctcccgatccgcgaagtttgatccatcattcttgatcgagtagactgattcatccgattcatgaagatccgaagccaggactcacggtccaatgtggcacttggcattgggttatcgagaACCACCATTtgatattagcagtttaaaagttcgtgatctacactgaaaaggaaagaaaaacaaaaacgaaataagcaactcatcgaggtgatttaagtctatttaaaaattcgttttaacgtgtagactctcgcacttgcataattgatctccctcaagaatgatacaagtgatcccaagactcaattttcgtaaattgataagccaactgtttagctaattcttccgtaagaactcttggtcgatagatttccgtaaatcctatctatagtccaccatgatcacaggatcgtcgagtgaccatagtgttgagataaaataggtcaatcggttccaacttacccgacgtagaaggggtcatattatgcctaccgacgaagaagggactcattggagtttgacctataaagaccgttctcaatttttgtttatacgaggaagatcccatcaactaaattataattcatattaagtgaacgaataactagcgtctgcgtgaatgaattaatttggatgatggcttaaaaatcgtgtgacatgagaatgtcaatgaaaactaactcgtgacctatatatgtgtcagttttcatgcaataattaggtggtttggtttttaggcggaaaatgatgcatactatcgttactgtaaaataaaaattgaatgcaatacgtaaataaaaattcctagtgtggcctatcctagtaaaataaaacataaaacaactttggaatccaccgttggacccgacaagcttgtcttgatgttccatcttgatccatgtagcgggagtgagtaTCCGATcttcatctttggtcttctcaaaaattacaatttaaaattacaaatataaacctatttacattctaattaaaactgtaattacaagtgaaaaatccaaaacggagatacgagatctcaaaatacaaccaagaccgtgttccatcattacggtaacacgttctactaaggccacactaagttacaactgtttgcaaaataaataaatacgtaataaaaggcattcaaaaacattcataattaacgataaataaaatgcatcaactaaaaacaaattcattcgtgacataattccgtaattatgtgaaatttatccaaaccaccttttaatgattaaaattcatgtgataaaaccgcttctatcaatttaattttaatctaatacagtccgttactttaaatacgctttaaaataacttaatggtacgtgtgtgaaccgtttcacaatcatagcgagtgtacaatatccgtataaagtacaaattaaggccaaaagaaaatttaaagcaaaaggaaaaattttcaaagctgccaaaacaaaaatccctcgatccaggggcataagtgctcgatcgaggaacaaaagggctcgatcgactgaactgcaagtcgatcgagagggttgccaaacagaaagtgctcgatcgactaaactggtggtcgatcgagtacctttatcagcaaatcaactcgatcgagtacgaggacaactcgatcgagcagtggggttttgaaaaaggggtcgatcgggtacaacagggactcgatcgagcaaaaacaagacagaaatagcactcgatcgagtagaaatacgctcgattgaatgcaaacatggctgaaaattgcaaaaccctcgtgaaaacagtttgtcgagacaaaatcaattgcaattttgatcaaaaacgcatcaaattgacaaaacttgacatattgttataatctctgtataaaacaacaatatgcataaaaacaaatcgaaaacgtaaacaaaaacagccgcaaaacacgtttggccgcacggttttcaaagcACGAAAACGcaacagcaaaaaaaaaatttcagccgagaGAAAAAGTTGCTGCCTCACGGTTTTCTAGGCAATCCGAGATCGTCTCAAAtcgtttttatgaaaaatcacaatgaaaatttacgtggcctcgctctggtaccacttgtagggtaatatccgtataaaacccataaattgaaggattataacgtaaatttaacatgtgaaatatggtcataaacgaaatagaacaatgaaacgataaagataaagaatcaacctcgggtcctttgatgcacggcgtaaagaacagaaatcaacagagattccctcctaattgttgcacccaagaccgtccgagaaatgcccttgtgctagaacgtgttctccgattgccttgcaatattgggagaacgtgatgtgagtttttctcgagatgtgagatctcggtttcagagaaaacttaatctccaaaaccctagtttttctgtaaatgaaaatcgctaggtcaaaaggagaggaagcctctccttttgttgcctcggtccgcgggtcatgagaggagggagtgggctttccactttctcctcatttaactcgtgatccgattgaaccgaccccactcgctaaaatgtatatgacgcggtttttttattataaatcgtcatcggttatcggctattaaaacatcaactaataacacgggttagttgaagtattaatacatgtccgacaaagacgatattgtataatttattcaatatacattaactaaatataatcgtttatatttaattttacgaattaactggttaattcgccttagcccattattatttaatccgtattaaataacatatgtcaacatcacattttgactaaatattagtcaaataactcagactaactggttagtcaaaattggcatctacatgactgtatttacatactgtcacgtctctcaaacgtatcctataggtgtgacttttagggaccagttgatcaccgccatctgtatgacaataacgtcaaacttatctagcaagccaaccgttattgataaacgtggatcaactgataataataccaaaagtatgccctttgatccttttagagatttgtaagtccttgcactaactgttaaggacaccaaccccaacaccccAACCAtatgaaaaaaaacaaaaacaaaaaaggaGACTATCAGAAAGCGAAGAGAGCACATACAGCAGCAGAGACAGGGCGAGTGTTCGATTGGCCGTTCATCTTCTTCTCCCTTTGGTTGAATGCAGTGTCCTTATCACTTTCGCGATGCTGATTTGTAGAGCACCTTTTAAGTGAAGATTCCATGCGTTTCTGCACGCATTTACGAGTAGTTCATATCTACACCACAGTTAGGACCGCATAGACTGACAGTTAGAATAGAGAACATCAGATTACTCCGACCCACACGGCAAGCCGGCACCAACCCAGCTCGTAGCCATGCTTGTAACATTAAAagcaaatactccctccatctcaATCATTTGTAACATCAGAGTACTCCGGGCCACACGGCAAGCCGGCACCAACCCAGCTCGTAGTCAATGCTTGTAACATTAAAAGCAAcgactccctccgtctcaatcatttgtttacctttgattgaaATACCCCTCACAAATAATAAATCGGTTTTTTAAATGCGTGCTCTTAGAGCACACGTTAATATACTAATTGAAGTAAGATTGTTGAGAATATATTATAAAAAATTGATGTATAAACACATTTAACATAATCAGTGAAATAATCTAGAAAAACTTTATCTAATTAGCTTATTAACATGTGTCCTTAGGCCCAAGTTAGAAAAACCGACAATAAAACggaaagtaaacaaatgattaggacagagggagtataaaacAGCAAGCTCCGAGCACATAATTGCAAAACAATGATGGTTAAAAAAATTAATACTATCAAACTACTCATAAAAAAACCTTCCTAATatagaaagataaataaatgaatagGACACGCTAAAatgaatatgtaaacaaataacCGAGACGGATGGGG from Silene latifolia isolate original U9 population chromosome 10, ASM4854445v1, whole genome shotgun sequence encodes:
- the LOC141607022 gene encoding uncharacterized protein LOC141607022, translated to MTNQKHKLKQCPFGTLAFRRLWAYSKGKRRTMKTQLPARTRKRMESSLKRCSTNQHRESDKDTAFNQREKKMNGQSNTRPVSAAAIGEHVLAQGHFSDGLGCNN